The genomic stretch TTTTTGAGCAATTGGGGATAGGGATGGAAACTTTGATCCATTAATTCAGCAAGAGGTGCTTTTTGCTTTGCAAGAGCCGCCAGATGCAAAGCGGCAAGTAAACCATCACCACTCACGGCGTAGTGACGACATAGCACATGACCCGACTGTTCGCCACCGAGCATTGCGCCCGATCGCACCATTTCGGCATGGACATATTGATCGCCCACGGCAGTACGCACTAAGTTACCGCCTAGTTTTTGCCATGCTCTTTCAAAGCCGAGATTTGCCATCACTGTCGTGACGATCGCACTGTCGGGCAGTTGATTTTTTTCCATTAGCTCCTGACCCCAGAGATACAGGATGTAATCGCCATCAACAACACGCCCATTACTATCCACAGCCAAGACGCGATCGGCATCGCCATCAAAGGCAAAGCCCATATCTGCGCCATGTTCTTTCACGGCGGCGCGGAGGGGTTCGAGATGGGTGGAGCCGCAATTAACATTAATGCGATCGCCATCGGGTTCTTGGTGGAGGCAAATCACCTCTGCGCCCAAGTTACGAAATACCTCTAGGGAAACGCGAGTAGCCGAGCCATGAGCCAGATCGAGGACGACTTTGATGCCTTGTAAGTCTGTCGCGATCGAGTTTTGCAGAGAATCTTGATAGTCAGAAATTAGATGAGCTTTCTCGTGATACTTGCCCCAATCCGTAGAGGAATTAACAAGATCGGCGTGAAGTCTGGATTCGAGCAAAGCTTCGATCGCCTGTTGCGTTTCGCTACAAAGCTTTGTGCCATTGTCGCCAAAGAACTTAATGCCATTGTCTTCGGGGGGGTTATGGCTAGCGGAAATCATTACGCCGCCAAAGATTTCGGGGGAGTTGGCAGTGAGATAAGCAACCGCAGGCGTAGGACATAGCCCTATATGCCACACATCCCAACCTGCTGCCGTCAAACCTGCGGAAATTGCTGCCGATAGCATATCGCCCGATGTCCGAGAATCTTGCCCGATCGCAATTACCTTTGCTACCTTTACTGAAGCATTAAGGCGATCGCGCTCCAATTCCACTCGCTCTTTTAAAATTTTACCCGCACTAATCCCCACTTCTAGGGCTAATGGGGCTGTCAAAAAACTACCGACATGTCCACGAATGCCATCCGTACCAAACAATTTCATAACCTAAACTCCACACACCAGACAGTATTTTGATGAACTCTGAGGAGGTTGGCTCCGTAGGAGCCAACCTGCTAGAAAATTTTGATGACCTTTTATCCAATTCAACCTGCAACTAATGTTACGTGGAAGGTTGTAAAGCCCTCACCCCTAGCCCCTCTCCCGCAGGAGAGGGGAACAAGAAAATAATATGGGCTTTGCTCCCCTTCTCCTGCGGGAGAAGGGGTTGGGGGATGAGGGTTCCACGTAACATTAGTTGCACGAGGCAACTTGATAGAAATTAATGACCTATATATTTCTAATCAAGTTGCCATGAAAGTCAATAGCAATAAACAAGAAGGCTCACATCGTGAGCCTTCTTATAAAAAACTATGCTGCAACTTCAAACTTTGGGCGTTGATTAACCACTTCATCGATCAATCCGTAAGCCTTTGCCTCATCGGGAGCCATGAAGAAATCGCGATCGGTATCCTCAGCAATGCGATCGATGGGCTGACCAGTATGGAAAGCCATCAACTCATTCAGACGATTCTTGTGATACAGGATTTCCTTAGCTTGGATTTCGATATCTGTGGCTTGCCCCTGTGCGCCGCCAAGAGGTTGGTGAATCATGATACGGGTATGGGGCAAAGATAGTCTCTTGCCCTTTGCGCCACCAGTGAGCAAGAAAGCCCCCATACTTGCCGCCAGACCGACACAAATGGTCGAAACATCAGGGCGAATGTGCTGCATCGTATCGTAAATTGCCATACCTGCGGTCACAGATCCCCCAGGGGAGTTGATATACAAGAAAATATCTTTTTCGGGATCGTCGGCTTCGAGGAAAAGCAACTGAGCAACAATGATGTTGGCAATGCTGTCGTCAACCTGTTGCCCCAAAAATACGATCCGCTCCCGCAGCAGGCGCGAAAAAATATCAAAGGCTCTTTCGCCACGACCAGACTGTTCGATTACGGTTGGGATCATAATTAATCTTTACGGTTTACTCTCAGTCTATTGTACTGATATGTAAACACCGAGAACCTCTCTCTCTATTCGGATTTCACCCCGCTAACCAAAAGATGGCGCTTCGCGCCATCTTTTGGTTAATTATGGCGATCGCGATAAATTGCCTTAGAAACGCGATTTTGTTCGCGAGTGAGACGGGCGGCTTCTTGACTGCTCAAATGTCCATCCTTGAGATAATTGCGACGTTGGGCTTCGATACGTGCCTCACGTCTTTCTAGATTTAGGTATTCGCGCTGGCTGATTGTGCCTTGTTGCACGCCTTTATAAATGCGTTCCTGTTGATTAACTTCGCGATTATAGATTGTGCCTGCGGAGGCGGAACTGGGATTAACTAGGCTGAAGGTGCTAACTACTGAAGTAATGGCAAGAATTGGCAGAATCAAGCTTTTCATAATGTTACCTTTGGCGATCGCCTTGAATCGAATGTTTAACGATTTACGCTGATTTAGACATTTGCCCCTAGCCAAAAGGTTCAAGTTATTTTTTGCGGTAATGACGCTTGAGTTTTTTGCTAATGTTATATTTAAATATAACTAATAAAGAAGTTATGCACACCACAAATCTCCGTAAAGTCGGTGGCTCGATCATGTTAGCGATTCCTCCCGCCGTTCTCGAAATTTTGAACCTACAATCAGGTACAACTGTGGGGGTTGCGGTTGATAATGGCAGACTGATTATTGAACCTCAACTAAAACCACAATACAGCCTATTGAGGGAAAGAGTAGTACAAGATAAGCTAGGATAGCAAAACCCAAAAGAGAGTAAAAAATGGCACCTTACTCACTAGATCTCAGAGAAAAGATCGTAGCAAACTACGAAGCAGGAAATACATCGATTCGGGAAGTAGCGAAGCAATTTCAAGTCGCGACGAAAACAGTGCAAAAACTACTGAATCAATACCGAGAGACAGGAGAACTAAACCACAAACCATTAGGTAGTCCAATCAAAAGTCCCCTCGAAGCGCATCAGGAGAAAATCCTCGAAATTGTCTCAGAGCATCCAGATTGGACACTATGGCAGTACTGTGAAGAAGTAGCAGAACAAACAGGAGTATCAGTGACCACAGGCAGCATGTGCCGATTTTTCCAGAGGCATAACATCACTCTAAAAAAAAGACCTATCGCCATGAAAAGGTAAAAAGTGAGGCAGTACAACAGCAAAGATGTGAATTTTGGGAAGCATTGAATGAAGTGAAAGCTGAAGATCTGATTTGTATTGATGAAACGGGAGTATGGCAGGGGATGGAACGCTCTGTGGCAAGAAGTGAATGTGGCAAAAGAGTATTCAGTCTTCGTCCCTTTTACAAAGGTCAGAAATACACAATAATTGGCGCTATTTCAGTTGATGGGATTGTTTGCCTGAAAACGATTCAGGGTTCTATGAAAGGAGCAGATTTTCTCACCTTTGTCCAAGATGACCTAGTACCTAAATTACGTCCTGAGCATAGGATCATCATGGATAACCTCAACTGCCATAAAGTTGAGGGGGTCGCAAAAGCAATTACAGCGACAGGTGCTAAGATTTTGTACTTACCCACCTATTCTCCTGATTTTAATCCAATTGAGATGATGTGGTCGGTTCTCAAATATTTTATTAGATTGCTTAGACCTCATTCTCAAAAACTACTTCAGCATTTAATCAACGTTTTCCCTTACTTGTTAGAAAAAGATTTCTTCAAAAATTGGTTTACTAAGTGTTGTTACTGTACTACTTAATCCCTCAATGGACTGTATTCACTGGATGAGCTTTTAGCACAGTGCAATCCGAATGCGCCGATAACGGAAGATGATCGTATTTGGCTAGATGTCGAACCTGTGGGGAATGAACTGTGAAACGTGGTGATATTTATCTTGTTTCGCTTGATCCAACGGAAGGACATGAGCAACAAGGCTCTAGACCAGTTCTGATTGTCTCTCCTGAGAAATTCAATGCTTTAACCAAAGTTCCGATCGTGGTTCCAATTACATCGGGTGGAAGTTTTGCAAGAACCGCAGGTTTTGCTGTTTCTCTGGATGATGCTAGAACTCGCACTAAAGGTGTATTTCGTTGCGATCAACCCCGTCCTATTGACTTATCTGCTCGTAAGGCTCGAAAGTTGGAGAGTGTGCCAGATGCGATCGTTGATGATGTTTTGGCTAGGATTGTTACTCTATTTAGTCCCTAGTAATTTCGCGATCGCTAATGATGTCGAAGGTGCGATCGCCTATTCACTACAAGCTCAAATAATCTGATACAGAAGGGAATTATTTATCATCAGCAAGAATTGATTCTAATATTTCAGGGGTTAGTCCATTACGTGAGGCTTCATCTGCAAGAGCATCCATGCTTTGCATAAGTGATATTGTTTTTAGCTCTTGTTGTACTAATAGAGTAAATAAGTATTCAATTCTCTTTCGTTGCTCAGGAGTTATTTTGCTGTACTCTCTAGCAATGTTTTCATCTACTTGAATAGATATCATTTTCATTGTTTCTCTCTAATGATGAAATATCGGTTCGGAATTTGCTGTATTTTGTAAAATCGAAAAAATCTTATCTCTCAAAATTTGCTAGAATTATTAGGATTATAATCTGTAACATCTAAACCTTAAACAACATTGGGGATAACTGAGTAATGCAAGCATCTGAAACAAAACTACAACAAATTATCGAAGGCACAAAACAATATGTTGTACCTTTGTTTCAGCGTCCTTATAGCTGGAAAAAGTCTGAATGGCAAATGCTATGGGACGATCTTATCGAACTTAGTGAGTCTGACAATCCCCGCACTCACTTTATGGGTTCTATAGTCACAATACCCACAACTTCAATTCCTGAAGGTGTAAGTAAATACTTATTAATTGACGGTCAGCAACGTCTGACAACTATTTTTATCTTATTGTGCGCTATTCGCGATCGCGCAAAAGAAACGAAAGATGAAGAACTAGTTGCAGAAATCAATAATACGATCTTGGTTAATCCTTACAAAAAGGGGCTGGATTATTATAAATTGCAACCAACACAGATAGATCGTGAGGTCTTTCATAAGTTAATTAGAGCAGAATCTGAAGTCAATTCATCTGAAATACAAGAATGCTATAACTTCTTCTTAAGAAAAATCAGACAGAATCTTGCGGATATCTATAAAATCCATAAGATAATTTGTAACAATCTCTCAATTGTTAGTGTAGTCCTTAGTACCGAAGACGACCCTTATCTTGTTTTTGAGAGCCTCAACGCCAAAGGGCGGGCTTTAACTCAAGCAGATTTAATTCGCAATTACTTTTTTATGCGAATTCATTCAGATAATCAAGAATCCATCTATAAGCAATATTGGCAACCAATGGAAACGCTTTTAGGCGCAGGCTTAACTGAATTTATTCGACATTACCTCACTAAGGACACCATAGATGTCAAGCAAAATGAGATTTATTTACAAATTAAAGAGAAAATCAAACAAGATGATGCACTACCACATCTTCAGGACTTACATAAATTTGCAGACTACTATTCACGACTACTAAATCCAGAACTAGAAAACAACCCAAAAATTCGTAAATATTTAAAGCGTATTGATCGTTTAGAAGTTGCAACCGTTTATCCGTTTCTATTAAATTGCTATGAAGAATGGATACAAAATAAAATTTCTGAAGATGAATTCATATCTGTTTTCCAAACACTTGAAAACTTTATTTTGCGGCGTTTTGTTTGTGATGTTCAAACAAGAGGACTGAACAGAATTTTTGCCCTGCTATATTC from Pseudanabaena sp. Chao 1811 encodes the following:
- the glmM gene encoding phosphoglucosamine mutase, whose protein sequence is MKLFGTDGIRGHVGSFLTAPLALEVGISAGKILKERVELERDRLNASVKVAKVIAIGQDSRTSGDMLSAAISAGLTAAGWDVWHIGLCPTPAVAYLTANSPEIFGGVMISASHNPPEDNGIKFFGDNGTKLCSETQQAIEALLESRLHADLVNSSTDWGKYHEKAHLISDYQDSLQNSIATDLQGIKVVLDLAHGSATRVSLEVFRNLGAEVICLHQEPDGDRINVNCGSTHLEPLRAAVKEHGADMGFAFDGDADRVLAVDSNGRVVDGDYILYLWGQELMEKNQLPDSAIVTTVMANLGFERAWQKLGGNLVRTAVGDQYVHAEMVRSGAMLGGEQSGHVLCRHYAVSGDGLLAALHLAALAKQKAPLAELMDQSFHPYPQLLKNVRVEDRELRRNWQTCDALVQAIALAEQDLGDRGRVLVRASGTEPLMRVMVEAETLDLATHWTNSLTGLIEKQLVKV
- the clpP gene encoding ATP-dependent Clp endopeptidase proteolytic subunit ClpP yields the protein MIPTVIEQSGRGERAFDIFSRLLRERIVFLGQQVDDSIANIIVAQLLFLEADDPEKDIFLYINSPGGSVTAGMAIYDTMQHIRPDVSTICVGLAASMGAFLLTGGAKGKRLSLPHTRIMIHQPLGGAQGQATDIEIQAKEILYHKNRLNELMAFHTGQPIDRIAEDTDRDFFMAPDEAKAYGLIDEVVNQRPKFEVAA
- a CDS encoding helix-turn-helix domain-containing protein; this translates as MAPYSLDLREKIVANYEAGNTSIREVAKQFQVATKTVQKLLNQYRETGELNHKPLGSPIKSPLEAHQEKILEIVSEHPDWTLWQYCEEVAEQTGVSVTTGSMCRFFQRHNITLKKRPIAMKR
- a CDS encoding type II toxin-antitoxin system PemK/MazF family toxin: MKRGDIYLVSLDPTEGHEQQGSRPVLIVSPEKFNALTKVPIVVPITSGGSFARTAGFAVSLDDARTRTKGVFRCDQPRPIDLSARKARKLESVPDAIVDDVLARIVTLFSP
- a CDS encoding DUF262 domain-containing protein gives rise to the protein MQASETKLQQIIEGTKQYVVPLFQRPYSWKKSEWQMLWDDLIELSESDNPRTHFMGSIVTIPTTSIPEGVSKYLLIDGQQRLTTIFILLCAIRDRAKETKDEELVAEINNTILVNPYKKGLDYYKLQPTQIDREVFHKLIRAESEVNSSEIQECYNFFLRKIRQNLADIYKIHKIICNNLSIVSVVLSTEDDPYLVFESLNAKGRALTQADLIRNYFFMRIHSDNQESIYKQYWQPMETLLGAGLTEFIRHYLTKDTIDVKQNEIYLQIKEKIKQDDALPHLQDLHKFADYYSRLLNPELENNPKIRKYLKRIDRLEVATVYPFLLNCYEEWIQNKISEDEFISVFQTLENFILRRFVCDVQTRGLNRIFALLYSQIIKDPNVTSGSFVERLKIILQSKDYPKDSSFKERLLDVKLYGSNRTEKAKLILESLEESFQHKEQVDLSKVSIEHIMPQTLNNWWKDHLGEDWSITHDLFLHSLGNLTLTAYNSELSNSDFITKRNEYKKSHLELNKYFEKCDVWKRETIETRADYLANRIIEIWSYFGDESVGTIEPNVLTGKVPKLLFMLGEEYSVKSWRDVLEITLNNIAEIEPEHFKKIMEQFPRLVGADEKSFRSTRKLKNGIFIETNLSAKYIYSLCLRSIEIAELSLQDWYVDTVKS